The genomic window GGTTGAGTATCGCCATTACTTTCCGCCCGATTTTGATGTCGCGTTTCTGACCGGGCGACGAACGATGTTTGTGGGCTGGTACCCCGCGGCCTTCTACACACATATCCTCAGCGGTCCCATCGTATTGGTATTGGGTGCATTGCTGATGTTCAGCGGTTCGCGGCCTCATTTACGCTCGGTGCATCGTCGCGTAGCGCGCGTCCAGATGCTGCTGCTGTTTGTCGCCCTGGTGCCGAGCGGCCTTCTGCTGGCCAGTCAAGCTCAGGCGGGACCGCTGGCGGGATGGGGCTTCGCCGGCTTGTCGCTGACCACCGCCGCGACGGCGGCCGCCGCCGTTTACTTTGCGACCACCGGCGACTTGCAGGCCCACCGTCGCTGGGCAACGCGCTGCCTGCTGCTGCTGGTTTCGCCCCTGTTGCTGCGGCTCACCGCGGGGCTGGCGATCATGACGCATCTGGATTCCGATGGCTTCTACCAGGCCAATGCCTGGCTCAGCTGGTTGATTCCGCTGGCCGGATTCGAACTTTGGCGTCGGTTCGGCCGCCTCCACTCCCTCGTCCCTCCGATTCAGGAACCCAGCCATGCGTGATTCAAAGCCGACGGTTTGCCGGACCGCCCCCGCCGGCTTTACGCTGGTCGAACTGCTGGTCGTGCTGGCCATTATCGTCATTGTGGCGGCCTTGTTTTTGCCCGCGGTCCGTTCGTCGAAGGAAGCCGCCCGGCGGATGTCCTGCGGCAACAACTTAAAGCAGTTGGGACTCGCATTGCATAATTATCATGACACCCACTCGCACTTCCCCGCGGCCATGGGAGGCACGCTCGGCGGCACATCGGACCGCGACAGCAACGCGGGGCGATTGAGCGGGTTGGTGGCGATGCTGCCGTTTCTCGAACAGCCCGGCTTATGGCAACAGCTCCAGCAGCCCAGCGAACACGACGGAGTGACATATCCGGCGATGGGCCCGGCCCCGTGGGTCGCCGAGTACCCGGTTTGGAGCCGGCAGTTGAGCACGTTGGCTTGCGCCAGCGCCGCGCCGCAGTCGTCCGGTCTGGGCCGTACCAATTACGCCTTCAGCATCGGCGACCTGGCCGTGCAGATCCATGATCCCGGTGTGCTGCGCGGCGCGTTTGCGTGCGGCCAGACATCCCGCCTGGACGACATCGCCGACGGCGCCAGTTATACGTTGGCGATGGCCGAAATCGGCACGCGGGACGGTCGGGCCGTGCAGGGGCAGTTTGCCGTGAACCAATCTAACCAGATCCTGAAGGATCCATCCGCATGCTTCGCCACTTCGGCGGACGAGCACTACGCATCCCAGCAACCGCTCAGCGACGACGGACGAGGCGGTCGCTGGGCGGATGGGGCGGCCGGCTATGGACTGGTCCAGACAATCCTGCCGCCCAACAGTCCCAGCTGTGCCGTGGGCGGCATCGAAGCGGTCGATGGGATTTACTCCGCCGGCAGTTACCATCCCGGCGGATCGCAGATCGTAAAACTGGACGGAGCGGTGAGCTTTATCACCGCCGATGTCGATACCGGACAAACCTCCGCAGCCCCGCTATCGCCGCAGCGTTTACAAGCCGGTCCGGTGCCAAGTCCCTACGGAATCTGGGGAGCGTTAGGCACCGCCGCCGGTGAAGAAACATCAGCCGATTGAGGCTGAAAGGAGTTAAGGCCATCGAAGGTCAGGATTTCGTGGGCGGTGAAACGAGTGGCAGCGTACGATCAGGGTGATGGCGTAAACGGCCCAGCAAGACGCAAACAACTGCAAGGCCAGCACCGGAGACTTGTGTGTTGGTAACCAGTTCGCGGCAACCAAGACGTCATAGTTTGTCATCGAAACAATCAAGGCGATCGGATATATACAGCATATCAATGCCGTCCAGGGAAACCGCCGGAAGGAGGAGCGACGGATCCCAAGTCCGTTTACCGTGATCATGTACGCAACTAGGTCGATGAACGCGTAATCCGTCCAATGGGCGACCACTAGAGGCCAGGCACATTGATAGATTCCCAAGCCGCAGACGACACGCCGCGTA from Roseimaritima ulvae includes these protein-coding regions:
- a CDS encoding DUF2306 domain-containing protein, translating into MIPIQPLQRNRPARLQHLQRLAAWGLLALLTKVLLAILVEYRHYFPPDFDVAFLTGRRTMFVGWYPAAFYTHILSGPIVLVLGALLMFSGSRPHLRSVHRRVARVQMLLLFVALVPSGLLLASQAQAGPLAGWGFAGLSLTTAATAAAAVYFATTGDLQAHRRWATRCLLLLVSPLLLRLTAGLAIMTHLDSDGFYQANAWLSWLIPLAGFELWRRFGRLHSLVPPIQEPSHA
- a CDS encoding DUF1559 domain-containing protein, with the translated sequence MRDSKPTVCRTAPAGFTLVELLVVLAIIVIVAALFLPAVRSSKEAARRMSCGNNLKQLGLALHNYHDTHSHFPAAMGGTLGGTSDRDSNAGRLSGLVAMLPFLEQPGLWQQLQQPSEHDGVTYPAMGPAPWVAEYPVWSRQLSTLACASAAPQSSGLGRTNYAFSIGDLAVQIHDPGVLRGAFACGQTSRLDDIADGASYTLAMAEIGTRDGRAVQGQFAVNQSNQILKDPSACFATSADEHYASQQPLSDDGRGGRWADGAAGYGLVQTILPPNSPSCAVGGIEAVDGIYSAGSYHPGGSQIVKLDGAVSFITADVDTGQTSAAPLSPQRLQAGPVPSPYGIWGALGTAAGEETSAD